Proteins encoded by one window of Rhinolophus ferrumequinum isolate MPI-CBG mRhiFer1 chromosome 13, mRhiFer1_v1.p, whole genome shotgun sequence:
- the LOC117033454 gene encoding protein/nucleic acid deglycase DJ-1-like, protein MASKRALIILAKGAEEMETIIPVDVVRRTGIKVIVAGVARKDPIQCSRDVVICPDASLEDAKKEGPYDVVVSPGDNLGAQNLSESAAVKEILKEQEKRKGLIAAICAGPMALFAHEIGFGSKVTTHPLTKDKMMNGSHYSYSENHVEQDGLILMSRGPGTSFEFALAIVTALSGKEVAEQVKAPLVLRD, encoded by the coding sequence ATGGCTTCCAAAAGAGCTCTGATCATCCTGGCTAAAGGAGCAGAGGAGATGGAGACCATCATCCCTGTAGATGTCGTGAGACGCACTGGAATTAAGGTCATCGTCGCGGGTGTGGCTAGAAAAGACCCCATACAATGTAGCCGAGATGTTGTCATTTGTCCTGATGCCAGTCTGGAAGATGCAAAAAAAGAGGGACCTTATGACGTGGTGGTTTCGCCAGGAGATAATTTGGGTGCACAGAATTTATCTGAGTCTGCTGCTGTGAAAGAGATACTGAAGGaacaagagaagaggaagggcCTCATAGCCGCTATCTGTGCAGGTCCTATGGCTCTGTTTGCTCATGAAATAGGTTTTGGAAGCAAAGTTACAACACACCCACTTACGAAAGACAAAATGATGAATGGAAGTCATTACAGCTACTCGGAGAATCATGTGGAACAGGATGGCCTGATCCTCATGAGCCGGGGGCCAGGGACCAGCTTTGAGTTTGCTCTCGCCATTGTCACGGCGCTGAGCGGCAAGGAGGTGGCCGAGCAGGTGAAGGCCCCGCTGGTCCTTAGAGACTAG